The region TTGTATGTCAATGCACTTGGAGTTAAATGCCAGGCAAAGGCACAGGCAAAGTCAAATCCAAAGGAGCAAGCCCACTTCCAAGGAGCCTCCTTTGAGATGGATGTGTGTTCGAAAGGTGGAAAAGGGGTTCAATGGGGCTCCGGGCGGAATGGAGcggggaatgggaatgggcatGGCATCAACGTACGTGTTCAAGTTTGTACGGGGCTTCCAGCGGGGCCAATGCACCCTGCTCACATTTCTCGGAGGGAAGGAAGTTGCCTGGAATTTCGAAATTAAAGCCACAGCTGCGAATGGAAACTCATTAAGGGCAAATTAATTAGTGGGCATAACTGAAGGTACGTGCGATGGCATTCTGCTAATATCATTTATACACCTAAAATAATGGCATCAttatttctcgcagtgcatcATGCTGCTGCACTCAATGATACATTGGCCTCCAACAGAACTCCTGCCTTATTTAGCCTTTCAAGAGCCCTCGTGAGTTATGTGCACAATTTTCTCTGCGGCACGAGAAAAAAGGGAAAGAGCTCATTTTGCCTGGATTCTACGTAGCAGGTTGCACTTTCACTGTCTCCACAACGGAAACGTCAAGATTGTGGCCTGAAATCTATCTTTTATGGGAATCTATGTGCCTGTAATATAACTCAAAGCTAATCtaaatgataataaaaaatcgaaTTCAGATAAGATAGTTCAGGCTGGCAGGCTGTGTAAATTAAATGTACTTCCTCAGATAATGGTTTTCAtgaataaaaaccaaatttattatattgtcAACtgaatcgtcgaatcactgaAGAAACTGATTAGTTCAgctctttgttttttattattgtttacgTTTAAGTTTGAGGCACTTGCAAAAAACGAAGTGAATTTACAGCCCTCGAGTTTTACATTCATAAGTGAGATAAGACCCGAGCTTCTTTTGTATAAAAAGGCTGCGATTCCTAGACCCCTCATAAGTTGTACGACTTGATCAAGATGAAACTGTTCGTATTCCTGGCCTTGGCCGTGGCCGCGGCTTCGGCTGTGCCCGCTCCCGCCCAGAAGCTGACCCCGGTGCCCATGAAGGACATCCAGGGTCGCATCACCAACGGCTACCCGGCCTACGAGGGCAAGGTGCCCTACATCGTCGGCCTGAGCTTCAGCGGCAACGGCGGCAACTGGTGGTGCGGAGGCTCCATCATCGGCCACACCTGGGTCCTGACCGCCGCCCACTGCACCAACAACGCCAACGGCGTGACCATCAACTACGGAGCCAGCATCCGCACCCAGCCCCAGTACACCCACTGGGTGGGCAGTGGCGACATCATCCAGCACCACCACTACAACAGCGGCAACCTGCACAACGACATCTCCCTGATCCGCACACCGCACGTGGACTTCTGGAGCCTGGTCAACAAGGTGGACGTGCCCAGCAAGAACGACCGCTACCAGGACTACGCCAACTGGTGGGCCGTGGCCTCCGGCTGGGGCGGCACCTACGACGGCAGCCCACTCCCCGACTGGCTCCAGAGCGTGGACGTCCAGATCATGTCCCACAGCGACTGCAGCCGCTACTGGTCCCTCCACGACAACATGATCTGCATCAACACCAACGGCGGCAAGTCCACCTGCGGAGGCGACTCCGGCGGCCCCCTGGTCACGCACGAGGGCAACCGCCTGGTCGGAGTGACCTCCTTCGGCTCCGCCAGCGGCTGCCAGTCCGGCTACCCCGCCGTCTTCACCCGCGTCACCGGGTACCTCGACTGGATCAGCGACAACACCGGCATCTCCAACTAAGCGGCTGATGGTTCTCCCAGTTTCATCTGGGTCTTCAATAAACGATGTAGCACATGAAGCAATGGGTGTTTTCTCTTTGACCCTTGTGGGTTGTGGTTCAGCATATTGGGTATCAGTTAGATTATCCTCAGAAAATGAAGTTCCTTAAGGAACGGGACTTTTCTGAGCTTATATGaaaacataataaaatattaaaagattcAGAAAGTTTTTGAACTGGGAGAGAGGTAGTTCAACATATCGTATTGGATGGAGGGACCATGTGGCTTAAACCCACTTAACCTCCATATTTGCAAtgcaaaaaatgttgaatacCAGAGATACTTCTGAAGACTCAAGCAGGACCGTGAGTGCGTGCAATGGATATTTAGGAAATATTAAGAAACCACCATTTTCAGAGAAAATAGTATATTACCATAACATTCTAGACTTGAAGGTCTGCAGAAAAAAAGAGTATGAAAACTCatatggaaaatgaaaatgctgGGTAGAAGGCTTCCGTCGATTAAAGAAGAATTATGTGACTGGATCTTTAAAGGAAATTATAACTAAAGAAGCGTTAACTGCGAgattcaacaaaaaaaactacAGAAATTAATCCACAACCAAACAGAAAGTTaagaaaaagatattttatttatttattttatttccaaaaataaggtaaataattttgatgCTTTTATATCGGAGATATTTGTAGGCAATTTGGACAACCATTGTTTTATAACCGGTAAAATGGAAAACCACAACCCACCAAAGGTCAAAAGAAAACACCCATTGCTTCATGTGCTACATCGTTTATTGAAGACCCAGATGAAACTGGGAGAACCATCAGCCGCTTAGTTGGAGATGCCGGTGTTGTCGCTGATCCAGTCGAGGTACCCGGTGACGCGGGTGAAGACGGCGGGGTAGCCGGACTGGCAGCCGCTGGCGGAGCCGAAGGAGGTCACTCCGACCAGGCGGTTGCCCTCGTGCGTGACCAGGGGGCCGCCGGAGTCGCCTCCGCAGGTGGACTTGCCGCCGTTGGTGTTGATGCAGATCATGTTGTCGTGGAGGGACCAGTAGCGGCTGCAGTCGCTGTGGGACATGATCTGGACGTCCACGCTCTGGAGCCAGTCGGGGAGTGGGCTGCCGTCGTAGGTGCCGCCCCAGCCGGAGGCCACGGCCCACCAGTTGGCGTAGTCCTGGTAGCGGTCGTTCTTGCTGGGCACGTCCACCTTGTTGACCAGGCTCCAGAAGTCCACGTGCGGGGTGCGGATCAGGGAGATGTCGTTGTGCAGGTTGCCGCTGTTGTAGTGGTGGTGCTGGATGATGTCGCCACTGCCCACCCAGTGGGTGTACTGGGGCTGGGTGCGGATGCTGGCTCCGTAGTTGATGGTCACGCCGTTGGCGTTGTTGGTGCAGTGGGCGGCGGTCAGGACCCAGGTGTGGCCGATGATGGAGCCTCCGCACCACCAGTTGCCGCCGTTGCCGCTGAAGCTCAGGCCGACGATGTAGGGCACCTTGCCCTCGTAGGCCGGGTAGCCGTTGGTGATGCGACCCTGGATGTCCTTCATGGGCACCGGGGTCAGCTTCTGGGCGGGAGCGGGCACAGCCGAAGCCGCGGCCACGGCCAAGGCCAGGAATACGAACAGTTTCATCTTGATCAAGTCGTACAACTTATGAGGGGTCTAGGAGTCGCAGCCTTTTTATACAAAAGAAGCGCGGGTCTTATCTCACCTTCCAAGAGCCCTACTACCGGTATGTAAAACTCGAGGGCTGTAAATTTAGACCAAGTTATCATCGTGTCCATTCTCTTCGCCTGATAAGTTAAGCGCAAGTGCcttctttgtaaaaattatgGCCCACATTTGAAGTGGCGTGACGTGTGCCTAATTTGCAACTCGTTTTATGGGGTGTCAATAATATTTGAAGGTAGTACTAAGAAGATAAACAATTTCAAAGGATCTTTACATTTAGAACATATATATGATAGGAAGCCCCTGTTGATAAGAAACCTCTCGTGATGGAAAACCTCCAGTTCATTTTTTGCCAGTAATATTAGCATTTGCTTTAAATCGTATGCTAGGAAAGCCTTCATAAGCATGATCCGAGGTCAAACCAGAATCCTATGTTATAAAGTTATCCTAAAAAAGTTATACTAAAAAAGTTATCCTAAAAAAGTTATCCTAAAAAAGTAATGCATGAAATGTAACTGTTCCTTAAATTTcattaacaattttatttaaaagttattaagtAAATGAAAGTAAATTCCAGAATACAGACTATTTCAGATAAACAAATacttgtaaattaaaaaaaagactaATTCCTTTAAAAAGGTTCCGTATATTGGAAACCGTCCTACGAGTATTATTGGAATATATATCAGgctatatatttcttttattttattgataaacCAAAACACACTACAATTGAAAGAGTAAAtctgtttatttaaaaatacagcAACTGATTTCGTAAAGAAAGAAGTTAACCAAGAAAGCAACTCCTTTCAGGCATTTAATAATAGATGCCAGTCTCCTCCTTGATCCACTCCAGGTACTTGGTGACCCTGGTGAAGCCAGCAGGTCCTCCAACCTGGCAGCCGTAGTTGGAGACAAACGAGGTGATTCCGATGAGCTTGTCCCCCTCCTTGGTGACCAGAGGACCGCCAGAGTCGCCCTGGCAGGTGGCCTTTCCGTCGGGAGTCTCCACACAGATGGTGTTCTCGGAGGCGGTCTCCGTGCCGTAGTAGGCCTGGCACTCGGCCACAGAGATCACCTTCAGGTCCACCACCCGCAAGTCCTCGACCACGTTGCTGCCATCGTAGATGGCTCCCCAGCCGGAGGCCTGAACCCAGCTGTTCTCATAGGAATTGTAGCGATCGTCCAGGCTGGGCAGCTCGATCTTGTTGACCAGGCTGTAGAAATCCACATGGGGAGTCCGGATCAGGGCCAGATCGTGGTCGAGTCCGACGTAGTGGGGGTATCTGATAAAGTTCTCCTTGCTGACGGTGTGTCGGAAGGCGGGTTCGTTGTAGTTAATGGCACCGTAGTACAGTGAGGCTTCATCAGCACTGAAGAGACATCATATATTAACGGATTCTTTGATATTCCACTTTTAAAACCCACCCAGCGGTACAGTGCGCCGCAGTCAGCACCCAGGTGTGTCCAATTATGGATCCACCGCACCACCACCAGTTTCCGTTGCTGTTCAGGCTGACTCCCACGATGTAGGGCACCTGACCCTCGGTCGCCTGATTTCCGTTGGTGATGCGACCCTCGATGCTCCACCCATGCTGAATCTGAAGATCCCGCGGGTGGATGGCCGAGTGGGAAAACCTGAGGGCGCTACAGACCCCGAGGAAGAGCACAAGCGACAAGAGTGTAAGACCCCTCATTTTTGAAGACTAAACCGCTCCATTGGTGGTCCGATTATTATATAGCCTAGCCAAAAACATTATCAATGTAAGCTTTAAGAGCCAAATCTTATCTCGCATGTGCCCCTACCTCAGCGACTTTTTGATTTATACTGCCAGATACTTTAGCTAAGTGTTTGCCaagattattatttaaatgaaaatactaCAGATTAAGTGCCTACTTGTAAATTTACAGTATTCAGATTGGGCAAGATTGTAGACTAATAGATACAAATGTAAAATGATctagtttattcaaatattataaaatattttattcattagATGGCACATGCCAGCTCTTAATAGGAAATGCCGGTCTCCTCCTTGATCCACTCAAGGTAGTTGGTCACTCGGGTGAAACCAGCCGGGGCTCCAGACTGGCAGCCATAAATGGACCCAAAGGAGGTAACTCCGATGAGCTTGTCACCCTCCTTGGTGACCAGAGGACCGCCGGAGTCGCCCTGGCAGGTGGACTTGCCATCCGGAGTGTCCACGCAGATGACGTTGTCGGTGGCCGTCTCAGTGCCATAGTAGGCCTGGCAGTCCGAAACGGAGATCACCCGGACGTCCACCACTCGCAGATCCTCCACCACGTTGCTGCCATCGTAGATGGCTCCCCAGCCGGAGGCCTGGGCCCAGCTGTTCTCGTAGGAGTTGTAGCGGTCGTTCAGGCTGGGCAGCTCGATCTTGTTGACCAGGCTGTTGAAGTCCACGCGGGGAGTCCGGATCAGGGCCAAGTCGTGGTCGTTGCCAACGTAGCCCGGGTATCTGATGAAGTTGTCGCTGCTGACGGTGTGCCGGAAGGCGGGTTCGTTGTAGTTAACGGCACCGTAGTACAGTGAGGCTTCGTCGGCACTGAGGAGATACGAATATATACCAATGGTGGGTCTTATTTACCACTTTCACCTACTTAGCGGTGCAGTGGGCGGCTGTCAGCACCCAAGTGCTTCCGATGATGGATCCCCCGCACCACCACCAGTTCCCGTTGCTGTTCAGGCTGACTCCCACGATGTAGGGCACCTGACCCTCGGTCGCCTCGTTGCCGTTGGTGATACGACCCTCGATGCTGTGGTGCTCGACCTTCAGATCCCGTGGGTGGACAATCTTGTTCGGTACAGTGAAACCACTGCAGAGCCCTAGGGCTGCCAATAGGAGTACCACTGCCTTCATTCTGACACACTAAAATCCTGCTATGGTGGTCATAGTTTTATATAGCCTAGGTGAACTCATAATCAATGCAAATTCAAAGAGCTTGATTAGATTCAAACTTGATTgtatcaataaataattttgatttatatcACCAAGTTAGTACTTTGACTGAATGACTGATAGGTTGAGTTGAGATGTACTTACaaaccaaaataacaaaagcTGATTAGTGATTAGAATAGAAGTTGAATGGAAAATACTACAAGCATGCTTGATAGATATTTagcaaatattttcatttcctATTGAACGGCCAGAAAGCCCAGGAACCCAGTTAAACCCCCGACACAGAAATTTCCTCGAGGGTCATGCGATATCCTTGAAGTACAATGGGAACTGGGCGGACAGAGAAGAAAATACGATTATGGCAATCAAAAGGGAAGTCCAGTTTCGGAACTCCGGTGCAGTGCAGCCGCTCCTACAGGGCGACGCTGGTGTGTGAAACCCGATACAAGTTCTGAGGAAAGCCTCAGGCGGAGTGGGTGGACTAGAGCACTCATTAAGATTCTATTGGGAATGTTGATGTTTGCATTCTCCGTGCTGCCCCTTGGCCGCCGCACCCGCGCTGCCCCGTCGAAATGTGCAACATCTCGGGGCAGGAAACTCACCACACGGAACGGCGAGCTATTAAAGCCGACCCCCAGCGAAGCGTGAGTCAGTTCCCGACTCGGCGTCCAGGCATTCAGACCTTCATCCTCGCGAAGGATAACGCGCAGGACCTCCCACGAACATTACGAACAATTGATAATACAATTAAACGTTTAGCGCGCGTACATGGTATTCAACTCGATtccaacaaaaaacaaagtgcagtcattaattaatttaatgcatGTGTACAATATCCTGGAAGTACAAAGAGGATACACGGTATATAGCCTGCCTGCTCGAAGAAGTGCTTTAAAGGATTGTGTTGTTTGCCGTGCACGCTGCCCATAACAACAGGACTCGCGATTGCCTTTTAAGGTGGGGCTATTAAGTCACGCTCCTGCCCCATCAGCGGCATCATCACGCCAGGTCCTTTCGCTGGGAGTAATGACATCGTGGAATGCGGAACTAGAAGTTCGGGATATTTACTAAACTGATTCCTGGC is a window of Drosophila biarmipes strain raj3 chromosome 3R, RU_DBia_V1.1, whole genome shotgun sequence DNA encoding:
- the LOC108025042 gene encoding serine protease 1-like, giving the protein MKLFVFLALAVAAASAVPAPAQKLTPVPMKDIQGRITNGYPAYEGKVPYIVGLSFSGNGGNWWCGGSIIGHTWVLTAAHCTNNANGVTINYGASIRTQPQYTHWVGSGDIIQHHHYNSGNLHNDISLIRTPHVDFWSLVNKVDVPSKNDRYQDYANWWAVASGWGGTYDGSPLPDWLQSVDVQIMSHSDCSRYWSLHDNMICINTNGGKSTCGGDSGGPLVTHEGNRLVGVTSFGSASGCQSGYPAVFTRVTGYLDWISDNTGISN
- the LOC108025077 gene encoding serine protease 3-like gives rise to the protein MKAVVLLLAALGLCSGFTVPNKIVHPRDLKVEHHSIEGRITNGNEATEGQVPYIVGVSLNSNGNWWWCGGSIIGSTWVLTAAHCTANADEASLYYGAVNYNEPAFRHTVSSDNFIRYPGYVGNDHDLALIRTPRVDFNSLVNKIELPSLNDRYNSYENSWAQASGWGAIYDGSNVVEDLRVVDVRVISVSDCQAYYGTETATDNVICVDTPDGKSTCQGDSGGPLVTKEGDKLIGVTSFGSIYGCQSGAPAGFTRVTNYLEWIKEETGISY
- the LOC108025086 gene encoding serine protease 3, with amino-acid sequence MRGLTLLSLVLFLGVCSALRFSHSAIHPRDLQIQHGWSIEGRITNGNQATEGQVPYIVGVSLNSNGNWWWCGGSIIGHTWVLTAAHCTAGADEASLYYGAINYNEPAFRHTVSKENFIRYPHYVGLDHDLALIRTPHVDFYSLVNKIELPSLDDRYNSYENSWVQASGWGAIYDGSNVVEDLRVVDLKVISVAECQAYYGTETASENTICVETPDGKATCQGDSGGPLVTKEGDKLIGITSFVSNYGCQVGGPAGFTRVTKYLEWIKEETGIYY
- the LOC108025513 gene encoding serine protease 1-like → MKLFVFLALAVAAASAVPAPAQKLTPVPMKDIQGRITNGYPAYEGKVPYIVGLSFSGNGGNWWCGGSIIGHTWVLTAAHCTNNANGVTINYGASIRTQPQYTHWVGSGDIIQHHHYNSGNLHNDISLIRTPHVDFWSLVNKVDVPSKNDRYQDYANWWAVASGWGGTYDGSPLPDWLQSVDVQIMSHSDCSRYWSLHDNMICINTNGGKSTCGGDSGGPLVTHEGNRLVGVTSFGSASGCQSGYPAVFTRVTGYLDWISDNTGISN